A genomic segment from Legionella quinlivanii encodes:
- a CDS encoding serine hydrolase domain-containing protein has protein sequence MQKKQQFVFFLTFLLISAAFSRGPIESRLQHILNKNLNSTTPGAVLLVSSPETGLLVIAAGQSNYQTGQAMKTSNNFRIGSISKTFLAVSLLKLIEEGKLSLDSKISTLLPNSVDIDRIPNGRLLTVKNLMQMRSGIPNYVEYDSYYRLIEKMVGQQWKPEMLIRLIYDEKPKFSPDSSYEYSNTNYLLLQLIVEKLTAHSYADLFREQILTPLHMKDSYVEQTDNDTLRLITRGYTLAEKQLIDVTYLNDGFGLGDSGMISTANDLEQFVAALLRDKNLLSPNSLENMLTTKDDYGLGIYREQIGDEWAWTHNGATSGFQGEFYYFPREQLIIIILTNSFDTDIIEKVVYDSYQLLKRERD, from the coding sequence ATGCAAAAAAAGCAGCAGTTTGTTTTCTTCTTAACTTTTCTACTGATTTCTGCCGCTTTTTCCAGAGGCCCAATCGAATCCCGGCTTCAGCATATTCTGAATAAAAATCTTAACTCCACAACTCCTGGCGCCGTTTTGCTTGTTTCCAGCCCAGAAACAGGTTTGCTGGTTATTGCGGCAGGTCAATCCAATTATCAGACCGGCCAGGCTATGAAAACCAGTAACAATTTTCGTATTGGCAGCATTAGCAAGACTTTTTTGGCAGTCAGCTTGCTAAAGCTGATTGAGGAGGGAAAACTAAGCCTTGATAGCAAAATTTCCACACTTCTTCCCAATAGCGTTGACATTGATCGCATTCCGAACGGCCGCCTGTTGACAGTGAAAAATCTAATGCAGATGCGAAGCGGCATACCGAATTATGTTGAATACGATAGTTATTATCGTCTGATTGAAAAAATGGTCGGCCAACAATGGAAACCCGAAATGCTCATCAGGCTTATATATGATGAAAAGCCCAAATTCAGTCCCGACAGTTCTTACGAATACAGTAATACCAATTATTTATTACTACAGTTAATTGTTGAGAAGCTGACCGCCCACTCCTATGCGGATTTATTCAGAGAACAAATTCTGACGCCGCTCCACATGAAGGATAGCTATGTGGAACAAACGGACAACGACACCCTTCGCTTAATTACCCGGGGCTATACACTGGCAGAGAAACAACTCATTGATGTGACCTATCTTAATGATGGTTTTGGTCTTGGGGATAGCGGCATGATTAGCACGGCCAATGATTTGGAACAGTTTGTAGCTGCCCTGCTCAGAGATAAAAATCTACTTTCTCCAAACTCTTTAGAGAACATGTTAACCACAAAAGACGACTATGGACTAGGCATTTATCGGGAGCAGATTGGCGATGAATGGGCCTGGACTCACAATGGGGCCACGTCAGGTTTTCAGGGAGAGTTTTATTATTTTCCGAGAGAGCAGTTGATTATTATCATACTCACCAATTCATTCGATACCGATATCATTGAAAAAGTGGTTTATGACAGCTATCAGTTATTGAAGCGAGAAAGGGATTAA